The stretch of DNA AGCTTAAAAAATACTCTTGTTTTTTATTCTTTCATTTTTATTCAATATAATTAAAATCATTAACTTTTTTTAAAAAAACTTATATCACTGCGTAATGAATTCAAAAGTAATGAATATATTTTTATATACAAACATTTTTAAGGCACTTATTCGTTAAAATCATTTTAAAGCTTATCAATTACCTAATCACAATCAAATAAAATTAATTAATATTTTTCACATTAATTGAAATAAATGATGATAATATACATATTTTACTTCTAAATACCAATTCTTCTTTGGCAGCGACCAACCCATATCTAAATCGCAGTATTATTAAAAACCAGACTCTATTGTTACTCGTTTTATTCCTTTCATCCTCATATCTCCACCATTCATCAAATAAAATTTTATTCCGTTCTCCATAATCGTTGTTTTGCTTCAGATTTAATAATATTTATTTTATGAAACAACGTTTTTTAACAGTAAGCTCATTCTTACTTTGCATAACCTGCTCCGTAGAAGCAACTGCACAACAATCTCCAACTCTTCATATTGGAGTAAAAGCAGGAATAAACTCAACCAAGGTATCCTCTGAGTCTAGTAACCTCGAAGGAAAGTACGGATTCGGATACCAGGCCGGTATTATGACGAGAATGGATTTTAGCAAACTGTATGTACAGGGAGAAATTTTATTCAACAAAAGAAAAGCATCATATGATTTGAAGGACGAAAGCTCAGCAAAAATGAAATGGAATTCCATCGACCTCCCTGTTGTAGTAGGCTATAAAATCATTAATAATAAAGATTTTAATGTCAGAGCATTTGCAGGAGGTGTATATAGCTATGCCTTCAATGAAAATACATCAGCCGTCAAATCTTTTCAGGATAGCTTTAAAAAGTTCGATAAATTCAATGTAGGAATTACCGGCGGTATTGGAATAGATTATAAAAACTTCACTATGGATTTTCGATATGAAACAGGATTGACAAGCATCAGTAAAGAATTTAAATCGAAACCCCATAGCTTCTCTCTGGGAATCGGATATTTCTTGTTCTAAAAACTTAAATTATCTTTACACATTAGAAACTGCAGTCCTGCGGTTTCTAATTTTCCATAATCCATCTTTCACCCATATGAACAATCTTTTAGTTTTAAAGAAACACGTGTTAATCACAATCTTCTGGCTTGTTTTTGGAGTTGCCATCTGGATACAAATCCAGGCTGATGCCGGAATGTACAACGCTTTCATTCAAACCGCTATCATTCTTACAAGCTCTTATGTTTTTGCTCAATTCCTAACCAACGACAGACTACCTAAAGCACTGATATCTAAGAACATGAACAAATTCCTCATCGAGGCATTGATTGTGGTTCTTATTCTAAGCCTTATATTCTCTCTGGTTTTCACTTATATTAACATCGATCTCATCACCCCCATCCCTCCAGGCTTCTCATCACATCTTGCCGTATTATGGAAAGGCTTTTACCTTTCAATTCCTGCATCATTATTAATCAACGGAACTGCTTGTGGAATAAGATTTTATCTCGAACACGGAAAAATAGAAAGAGATCACATTCTGTTAAAACAAGCCCATTTGGAAAATCAGCTTAAGCTTTTACAGGATCAGATTAATCCTCATCTGGTTTTTAACATCCTTAACCACATTCATATTCTGATGAAATCCAACACAGAACTCGCTTCTTTTCTATTACTAAAGTTCTCTGATATATTACGATATCAACTTTATCATTGCAACAAGAACGAAGTTTTATTACATAAAGACATTGAGTATCTTCAAAATTTAGTAGAAGTCGAAAAACTAAGATGGGGAAATGAACTGAATGTAAAAAGTACATGGGAAATCAGCAACAAAAAAAATTATATCGCCCCTCTTCTTCTAGTTCCTTTTATTGAAAATGCATTTAAATACGTATGTCGCCTGCCGGGACACCAAGGCTATATTATAATCTCATGCAGAGAAGAAGGCCATGTTCTCAATTTTTATGTTGAAAATTCTTTTTCCAACCTAACCTCTTACAAAAAGAAGGACGGAGACCACGGAATTGGATTGCAAAATGTAAAAAAAAGACTAGATCTTCAATATCCCGGTTTACACTCCTTAGATATAGAATCTGCTGAAAACATCTACAAAGTGACATTAACCTTAAAACTATCTCCGGAATACCATGAACAATAACCCTCCAAAAATGAAATGCTTAACCATAGATGATGAGCCACTGGCAAGATTCCACCTCAAAGAAATGGCGGAGCAGATCGATTTTTTAGAAGTAACCGACACTTGCGCAACAGCTCTTGAAGCAAATTCTAAAATTCAGGACTATCAAGTAGACCTGATTTTTTTGGATATTAACATGCCCTACCTGACAGGCCTCGAGTTTTTGGAACAATTAGAAAACCCTCCGCTATGCATTCTCACAACCGCTTATTCCGAATACGCCCTGGAAGGCTATAGATTACAGGTTGTTGATTACCTGCTTAAACCTATTGCCTTTAAAGCAAATTTATCAGAGAACTGATATCCGCCTTCCATCCCTTCAGGGAAATTGATATTAAATTTAATCTTACTCCCTGTTTTCCAATCAAAATAAATCCAGGGCATAATCATAGGTACCCCAAAAGCCGTCGTTAATACCGGTCCAAAACCAAGTGCCAGATGAGGATTGAATTTTTTTATAAATAAAACCCCACCCTGCCCCAATACGTCATCAAAATCTACATTCTCAAGATCCGTATACACTCCAGCCGAAGCAGTAATCATCATACTCCATTTTCCTCCTAATGGCCGCAAATGCTGTAATCCCACCTGAGCATTCAACATCTGATCAGGAAATAGCTTACTTTCATAGTTTTGATGAGACATTCTCGCATAAGCCCCATTGACCAATAACGACCAAGTTTTTACCTTTCCGGCCGTATCTTTTTTCACGGATAACGGAATATTGAAACTTATATCCATTCTTTTAAAATTACTTTTAGAATCTGTTTTCATACTATCCTCCGGGCGGATATAGTTGGAAAAGGGAATATATTCCGTTTTTAATTCTCCGGATATTCCGGACTGAGCATTAACCCAGCAACCAAAATGCGCCAGGCAATAAAAGACAGTCATAGGACATTTCTTCATAGTGTAAATTTTTCACAAAGAGAATCCTTTCATTATGACGTACAAAAATTACTTGATCAAAAGCCATAATCTGATGACCAATTGATCTGATATTAGGATAAACAAACCTATTTCAGGTTCCATTTCCTATTCCTTAAAAACATCATCTTTTATATTTGAAACTTATCAAAAAAAGCATTTCATCCAATATATTTCAATTATTATTTCCTACATATAAAACTAAATACAATATTTTATTCAATAATTAATATTAAAAGACTGATATTTTACATACATTTACTTATAATTTAATATTTTAAGAAAAATTAACCCCACACCCTAGTACAAAAGTCTACAAAACTTCATTTGCATCAAAAAAATCACTTTTCTTTTACAATAACTTCGGTTATTTATTTTGAGTAGAGTTGGAATCTTTTATGCAAAAAACTACTAAACGAGAGGCGAACATATTCATCAATATACTAATTAATAAAAAATTCAAAATGAGTAAAAACAAACTTTTACAGTGGATAACAACATTTTGTTTATCTGCACTTAGTTACGCGCAGGTTGGAATAAATACCACCACCCCTCAAGGAATCATGCATTTACAAAACACCCCAAACAAACAAATGGGACTGGTAATGCCTAGAGTAGATTCAGTAGATATCGTAGTAAACAACAACAATTTAACTCCGGTAGAAGCCACCGTGGTCTACGACAACAAAGAACGCTGCCTTAGACTAAAAAACTACAGGTGACACCAACGAATGGTCTAGTTGTTTCATGGATGAAACACAAACAACTAACTTGATTGAAACTGTAGTAACTTATCAAGGAAATACCCCTGCAAGAGCAAAAAAACTCGCTGCTGCCGGTCTTTACGCCGCCACTTACCTGGACGCTTACAGAAACAATTACGTTTATGGAATGGGACTTCAGTCTTCCAACCAATTAGGTAGCTTAACTACTTCTTCAAATTATCCCACTCTTATTCTAGGCCGCTCTTGTAAAGATATCACTATGGGGCGATACAATGGAATGGCTGTTACGACCAATGGAGAACTATGGGTATGGGGACAAAATACCTATGGAAAAAATGGGACCGGGAATACCAATCAAGTAGCTGCCCCACGCCAGGTAGGATTACCCGGCGGAGTTAAAGTTCAGAAAGTGAAAACCGGACAATACAATTCTCTTGCCCTTGGAGAAGATAACCAACTTTACGTAACAGGGTATAGTGGCTACGGGATCCTGGGCAATGGCACAACATCTGGCGATGCCAACCAGTTTTTGAAAATCGATTTTTTTAATGGGATGCAAATTGTAGATATGGACGTATTTGTCTATGGAGCTATAGCGGTAACAAATGATGGCAATGTCTATGTTTGGGGACTTAATGGTGGCGGAAACAGAAGAGTCGGACTTCCCGCTTCTTTTGGAACAGTCTCAACACCAACCCTTCTTAATCCTTACTTCACTTTAAATTCCGGAGAAAAAGTCATCAAAGTACTGACAGATGATTATTCAAATTATGGAGGGGGATTCATTACAGACCAGGGGAGATTCTTTGGCTTTGGTTACCTCGCCTATTTTGGAGGTGGCGCCGTATACTCCGCCCCAACCAACTTAACTCCCGGCACCCTTCAAGCTTCCGAAGGCTTTACAGAGTTCACTATGAATAATGGTGTTGCCTTAATCACGAATCAAAATAGGTTATATGCCGCAGGACTAAATACCAACGGCCGTTTTGGAACAGGAAATGCCACCAATTTAAATACCGTTACCAATATCACTCCCGCCAATCTTACAGGAGTTAACTATGGCGGAATCAGTTTAAGGTTTAATAATATGTACGTCACAACAACCGTTACCAACCGGTATGTTTTATATGGAGCGGGACAAGGTGTTTACAGACAATTAGGAAGACTCAATGAGGCAGGATCACAAACTCTGGTTGTCGTATTTGAAGACCAGTAGCAGAGAATTAACATTACACACTAACTTTCAATCCCCTTACACAACAAAAGCTACTGCAAAAACCAGTAGCTTTTATTATATCTAAAGCTATATCAAAACTAAATACACCCCCATTTCTCTTTTAACATCATGTAAAAATCTATCCTAGAATTTATCAAAATTTTTCCTTTCAGCCGAAAGACACCTTCAACACACCGTTTCTTCCAAGTAACCCTCTGCGAAGGGAATTATTTTTCAAAAATACAACAAAATAAATATGATATAAATCATAAAATCAATAAAAAATACATGTTTTATCAATAAAAAGACTCCAAGTAATATGATTTTTTTTCTAAAAAATAGACAATTACGTTATCAAAATAGCAAATTATAGATAAAATTGTATTTTTTTACACCAATGAATATTAAATATATTTTATACTTTCGCGCTCTATAATTTATATATATAAAATTAGGAAAAAGATTTATTGATTCCCTCAATTTGCCTAAAATTGCTTGTTTTTTTTTAATACGCTCTATTATTAAAATATACAACAAGGCGGTTTATTTTAGTGTAAATTCCAGTGATATTGACCACCTAATTCCTGATTAAATTGACCACTAAGAATGAAGTCAAAAAAGGTGTCTAAAAGATGGTTTAAAAATATAAAATAAATCTTTACTCTGAGCTGATTTTCTGATCAGCTTTTTTTCTTCTCATCGATTCTCCTTTAAGGTCTATTCTCAGGGAGTTGTGAACCATTCTGTCAAGTATTGCATCGGCTATTGTTTGTTCCGCAATGACTTCATGCCAGGCACTTACAGGCAGTTGCGAAGCAATAATAGTGGAACGTTTTCCGTGTCTGTCTTCTATAATCTCCATAAAATCCTGACGTTTAAGATTATCCAGGGATTGTAATCCAAAATCATCAAGGATAATAAGATCCTGCTTTTCTATTCGGTCTATCTCTTTAAGGTAAGATCCGTCTGCCTTAGCCATCTTAAGCTTTGAGAAGAGTTTGTTGATGCTGAAGTACATGACTTTATATCCCATTGTACAGGCTTTGTATCCAATGGTAGTTGCGATAAAACTTTTTCCAACTCCTGTACTGCCGGTAATAAGAATATTCTGTTTCTGTGATATAAAATCGCAGGAAGATAATCTTCCAATAGTATTCTTATCAATATTTCTGGAAGAAGAGGCCGTAATCTCTTCCATAAATGTCCTGTATCTGAACTTAGCTGTGGTAATCAATCTTTCTACCTTTCTGCTTTCCCTGTCGTCATACTCGGATTCAATCAAGTAGGCTATAAGTTCATCATTGGTATAGGAGATACTTCCTGTTTCCATTGTTGTGGAAAACGCCCTGTGCATCCCGTGGAGCTTTAAATGTTTCATTTTTTCTAATGTTGCCTGATTCATAGGTTTTGTATTAATGATTTAATTGTTAATGATTGTAGATGTTACTGATAGTATTTTCCGCCCCTTATGTTTTTGTGTTTAGGCAGTTTCTTTTCTTCAAAAAATGCATCGTCATCGGTTAGATTATCCAGCCCTCTTTCCAGAATACTTTTAATCATGGCAAGGCTGTATTTTTCATATCCCAACGCTCTTTTACAGGCATTGTCAAGTCTTATGTTGCCGATCTTTTTTGATAATGAAAGGATTCCCAGGCAGGTTTTATAGGACTGCTCAGGATGCTGTTTCTTTTCCAGGATTTTGATGATGTACTGCTCACAATATTCCCCGACAGACCTTCCCCAAGAGATAAACCGGGAGGGATTCCATTCAGTCATAAACTGATAAGATGAAGGCATATGTTCTTTTACAGTCGTATACTGATATTTAGCCAGGATTCTGTTATGGAATGCTATTCTGCGCTGGTCATAGTAAATCTCGACTGTATTTTTACTAAAAATAATGTTTACTTTTTTACCAATATAGCTGAACGGAACACTGTAATAATGCTGGTCTTTACTTAAATATACATGGCTGGTCTTATGAACGGTAGCACGTGCAGAATGCTTGAGCTGGTACATCATAGCTGGTAGTGGGGATAATGCATGTCTTTCAACCTCACGGAAAACATCAGCCCTGGAATACTTCTTTCTTTTCATGGGAGCTTCATTATATCCTTCCAGCAGGTTTTCTATAGCTTTGTTCAATGCTTCCAGGCTAAAGAAGTGATCTTTACGCAATGGAGCAAAAATGCGGGTATACACAATGCGTACCGCATTTTCAACCAAAGCCTTATCCTTGGGATGATAGGTACGCGTAGGAAGTATTGTAGTGCTATAGTGGGAAGCAAAATCCAGAAGAGAATCAGTGATGACAGGTTCGTACTTATGGCTCTTTTTTACGGCTGTACGCAGGTTATCGGTAACAATAGCTGCGGGAACTCCTCCATAATAATGCAGGGTTTTGGTAAGACTTCCAAGAAAATCTTCTTTCCCCTGGGTTCTTGTAGCTTCTACGAAGGTCATGCCACTGGCTCCAAGTATGGATACGAAGACCTCAACTTCCTGTTGTTCTCCTGTTTCTTTATTAATAATGTGAAGTTTTTTTCCTGTATAATCCACAAAAAGTTTATCCCCAGCCTTATGTTCAATATGCATGGAAGGGTTCACCTTTTTACACCATTCCCGGTAATGATGGCAAAAGCGGGAATATTGGTAGCCTGAAGGGTATTTATCTATGTATTCTTCCCATAGCAGATAACGGGTGACCCCAACACGTTTTAGTTCTTTGGATATGTAAGGAAACAACGATTCAAGTTGTTTTTTAATATTGGCCTTATCCCTTATATCGGTTGGCGGAGTCTCGAATAAATCATCTAAATCTTCATCACTCAGCTCTATCAGCTCGTCATATGTAAGCTGGTGTTCATGGAACAGGCTGATATACTTTTTAGCAGTATTGCGTGAGATACCCAGTTGTTTGCTTATCCGCAATTTACTTACCCCCTGGGTGTATAATCGTAATAATTGTTTAATGTTCAACATGTCTATTCTTTTGTTAGCCATTTGGTATTTTTTGGCTAAGTTATTCAAGACACGTTTTCTGACTTTTTTTTGGTGGTCAATTTGCTCAGGAATACCATGGTCAATTTGCTCAGGAATCAACTGATCATTTTCACAGGATTGAGATGGTCAATTTTGAAGGATTCTACAATTTTAGTGTAAAAACTGTATTTTACAGCGATAATCCAATATGAAAAATATCCTTTTCTTGTAATTTAAAATAATAATAAAAAGATGAAATCAAGCCATCTAAATAATATTATATAATTAGTTAAAAACACAAGCGATGATTAAATTTAAAAGCAAACTTTTACAGTGGGCAACAACATTTTGTTTATCCACTCTAGCATACGCACAAGTAGGAGTAAACATTACTAAACCAGAGGGCGTTTTACACTTACAAAACATTCCAAGCAAACAAATGGGACTCGTAATGCCCAGAGTAGACTCTTCCGACGTAGCAGTTAATAATAGTAATACAACCCCAGTAGAAGCAACCGTTATCTATGACAATAAAGATCGTTGTTTAAAACTCAAAACTACAGGTGATACTAAAGAATGAACCTCTTGTATTATGACTGAAAATGAGGTAGCCATCATGATAGAAAATGAAACAAAATATGATGGGAATGTTCCTTCCAGAGCAACTAAGGTAGCTGCAGTTGATTATTATGCTGCTACCTACATAGATCCTTATAGAGATAACTATGTATACGGGATGGGAGCTGGCACCTATAACCAATTAGGAGCCTTAGGAGCTTCCACCTATTATCCATCTCTTGTTTTAGGGCGTTCTTGTAAAGATATTACAATGGGATACTACAATGGAATGGCTATTACCAATAATGGGGAACTATGGGTATGGGGACTCAATACCAACGGAAAAAACGGAACAGGGAATACTACTACAGTAGCTTCTCCACGACAAGTAGGCCTGCCCGGCGGAATTAAAGTCAAAAAAGTACAAACTGGACGCAACAACACCCTTGCCCTCGGAGAAGACAATCAACTTTATGTAACAGGATCTAACACTTATGGAATTTTAGGAAATGGGAAAAGATCAGGCCAGGCTCTTACATTTACAAAAATTGATTTCTTCAATGGAATGGAAATCGTGGATATGGATGTAAATATTTATGGCGCGATTGCTGTAGCGAGCAACGGAAATGTATATGTATGGGGATATAATTACACTACATACAGAGTACTTGGACTTCCTACCAACACTGGCTACGTTTTAACTCCTGTTCTTCTCAACCCTCATTTTACTTTAGCTTCCGGAGAAAAAGTAGTAAAAGTATCTATGGATGACCTCTCAACACTCGGAGGCGGCTTCATCACTGATCAGGGAAGATTCTTTGCTTTTAGCAACATTAGTAATTATGGAGGCGGCAGCGGATATCAGGCGCCAACAAACTTAACTCCTAGTACCCTTCAAACAGGCGAGCGTTTTACAAAGTTTTCTATGAATAATGGCGTTGGCTTAATCACCAATCAAAATAGAATATATGGAGCAGGGCTCAATTATGGTAGTCGTTTTGGAACTGGAAATGCTAATACCCTAAGCACTCTTACTAATATAACTCCTGCTAATCTTGCTGACCTTCAGTATAGTGGAATTAGCTTAGGATACAACAATATGTACCTTACCCTCTCTAACAAACGATTTGTTCTTTATGGAGCAGGATCTTCTAAACAATTAGGGAAACTCAATGAAGGTGGAAAAACTACTCTAAGTGTTGTATTTGAAAAATAACACTTAGGCTTTACACAGCATTATTGCTGATATTAAGCATATCAATAAAACAAAAAGCTACTGAAAAAATCAGTAGCTTTTATTATATAATATTACAAGTAATACAACTATTCACCTTGCTGGCTTCCTAAAAAAGCATCCCACCCTTGTGCTGTTAAAGCAACAAGCTGATTGGATCCTCTAGCCACCATAAAATTACCTTCTTCTTTTTCTACAGCATGCCCTATAATGGTAAAATCAGGATGATTCTTAATCTTATCAAAGTCATTCGGCGAAATTGTAAACAATAATTCATAATCTTCACCTCCGCTTAATGCCGTCATTACAGGATTCAGATTCATTTCGTCAGCAGTAGAAATGGTAAGGCTGTCCATTGGAACTTTCTCTTCATACAATCTGAAACCAACTTTTGATTGATCTGACAGGTGTAAAATTTCAGAGGCTAATCCATCAGATATATCAATCATAGAAGTCGGTTTGATATCCAGCTCTTTTAAGATGGTTTTGATATCGGTTCTAGCTTCCGGTTTTAATTGTCTTTCCAGAATATAATCAAACCCCTCCATCTCAGGCTGCATATTTGGATCTGCCAAGAAAACAGCATGTTCTCTTTCTAAAATCTGAAGTCCCATGTATGCACCTCCCAAATCACCACTTACAACCAGAAGATCATTCGGCTTTGCACCGCTTCTCTTTACCAGGTTTTCCTCCTCTTCAATTCCTACAGCCGTAATACTCATTACCAATCCTGCATTTGAACTGGTCGTATCACCACCGATCAGATCCACTTTATAACGTGCACAAGCTGCCTGGATTCCTGAATAAAGCTCTTCTAAAGCCTCTACCGGGAAACGGTTTGAAACAGCAAGAGAAACCAAGATTTGTGTTGGTGTAGCATTCATCGCAGCAATATCACTAAGATTTACAACAACAGCCTTATACCCTAAGTGTTTTAAGGGAACATACCCTAAATTAAAGTGAACTCCCTCAGCTAAAACATCCGTGGTAAGGACTACTTTTTTATTTCCGGGGTTAATCACTGCTGCATCATCTCCTACTCCAAGCTCCGAAGATTCGTTGGATAAAGGAAAGTGTTCTGTTAAATGTTTAATCAGGCCAAATTCTCCTAATTTAGAGATGGGCGTTAATTCCTGAGATTTATCTTCAAACATATCTTTTCTTTTTTTGTAAAATGTACAAAGTAAAATGTATTAATGATTTTCCATATAAAGAATAAGCTCTCTATTCTGGATTTGATTGGCATAATTTAAACATTAAACTCTAAACCTCCTTTTTTTCGTTAATCTACTTAGTAAATTCTGACGGATCAATATTCTGCGGATGGAAAGGAAACTTTTTAAAGTCCTCTCTTGTTAAAATTTCTGTTTCAGCTGTTTTATACTTATTCATAGCTTCTATAACATCATCCGGTGGAGTTGTCATTTTTCTCAGCATCATATCGATCCACACTCCCGTTGCTTCCGAAGTTGCACAATGCATTCCGTCCGGAGTATAGAATTTATGCAGAAAACGGTAAATAGAAGAGTCTTCTGAACATCCGTCTATTTCTACACTTACGATCACGGTCTGGTCAGCATAGATTTCCTTGAAGAAAGAATATCTTTCATGTAGCATTACGGGACCTATTCCCCATCTGCTTAATTGGGTAATTCCCATTTTCTCTTTAGTCATAAAAGCCATTCTGGCTTGCGCACAATACTGTACATAAGATGAATTAGCTAAGTGCTTGTTGGCATCAAGATCGCTCCAACGCACTTCGAATGTATGGTAGAATATCATTTGAAAATCGTATTTGAAATAATAAAAATTATAATGTTCAAAAATACTCAAATAAGATGGTTTATAAAAATTGTACTTTTGAAAAAATAATCTTCAGCATAAGATTACGGGTACATGAAAGAAATTATTATTATTGGAGGCGGTGCAGCAGGGTTTTTCTGCGCATCAAACCTCGACGAAAGCAAATATAAAGTTACAATACTTGAGCAGAACTCAGATGTTCTTCAGAAAGTCAAAATTTCCGGAGGCGGACGCTGCAATGTAAGTCACGCCTGTTTTGATCCAAAAGAATTGGTCCGGTTTTATCCGCGTGGAAATAAAGAATTATTAAGTGTTTTTACAAAATTCCAGCCTGGAGACACTATGGAATGGTTCGATCAACGAAATATTTCGTTGAAAATAGAAAATGACAACAGAATTTTTCCTGAAAGCAATTCTTCACAGACCATTATCAATACTTTTCTGAGTGAGGTTCAAAAGAAAAACATTGAAGTAAAAACAAAATGTTCTGTCAAAGAAATTCAAAAACAGGATGAAAAATACCTGGTGATTACCAACTCAGGAGACTTTTCAGCAGATTATATTATTTACACAACCGGAAGCTCTCCTAAATCATTAAAAATTGTAGAAAATCTGGGACATAAAATAGTAGAATTAGTTCCTTCTCTTTTTACGTTCAATATTAAAAATGATTTATTGAAAGACCTGGCAGGAACAAGTTTCGAAAATGCAGAAATTTCTATTCCGCAATTAAAGACAGAAGAAAGCGGTCCTTTATTAATTACCCACTGGGGACTCTCCGGACCTGCTATATTGAAAATTTCAGCATGGGAAGCTATACACCTGGCGAGAGCAAAGTATAATTTTGAAATTGAAGTTAATTTTATCTCTAAAACCCTTGATGAGGCTGAAGAACTATTTCAAAATTTTAGACAGGGAAATCCCAAAAAGACTATTGGGCAATCTAAAATTTTTGACATTACCAACAGGTTTTGGCAGAAGGTTTTAGACGTTTCAAAAGTTGACCTCAACAAACAAGTTGCCCATATTTCAGGAAAAGAAATGCAATCAATTATTGAAAATTTATGCAAAA from Chryseobacterium piperi encodes:
- a CDS encoding BaiN/RdsA family NAD(P)/FAD-dependent oxidoreductase, which produces MKEIIIIGGGAAGFFCASNLDESKYKVTILEQNSDVLQKVKISGGGRCNVSHACFDPKELVRFYPRGNKELLSVFTKFQPGDTMEWFDQRNISLKIENDNRIFPESNSSQTIINTFLSEVQKKNIEVKTKCSVKEIQKQDEKYLVITNSGDFSADYIIYTTGSSPKSLKIVENLGHKIVELVPSLFTFNIKNDLLKDLAGTSFENAEISIPQLKTEESGPLLITHWGLSGPAILKISAWEAIHLARAKYNFEIEVNFISKTLDEAEELFQNFRQGNPKKTIGQSKIFDITNRFWQKVLDVSKVDLNKQVAHISGKEMQSIIENLCKKKFQVTGKSTFKDEFVTAGGIDLKEINFKNMASKILPQFYIAGEVLNIDAVTGGFNFQACWSEAWLIAQDLNALEF
- a CDS encoding acyl-CoA thioesterase → MIFYHTFEVRWSDLDANKHLANSSYVQYCAQARMAFMTKEKMGITQLSRWGIGPVMLHERYSFFKEIYADQTVIVSVEIDGCSEDSSIYRFLHKFYTPDGMHCATSEATGVWIDMMLRKMTTPPDDVIEAMNKYKTAETEILTREDFKKFPFHPQNIDPSEFTK